A single genomic interval of Staphylococcus hyicus harbors:
- a CDS encoding exotoxin beta-grasp domain-containing protein has protein sequence MKLSTIAKSALALGILTTGIMTTNVQYAQAEHHDDARPRIVNSENKFLHEYYSRPYYEYKKVSVFKKGNKAFLRSKGRLTNILLSGDEKNAYANGKVHNLDVFTVQEEGNQRVHYSVGGLSRTNFTSNPNWITKVAVSLYKTTETAQLDYHYNISSNKQQLTLKELDFKLRQNLIKNAELYENGYKYGDITVKMKNGTRHVIDLTQSLQYKRMGVLISPEDIEHIDIHIKKIDIKL, from the coding sequence ATGAAATTATCTACAATTGCTAAATCAGCATTGGCACTTGGTATTTTAACAACAGGAATCATGACAACAAACGTACAATATGCACAAGCAGAGCATCACGATGATGCACGTCCAAGAATTGTTAATTCAGAAAACAAATTCTTACATGAGTATTATTCACGTCCTTATTATGAATATAAAAAAGTATCTGTATTTAAAAAAGGCAATAAAGCTTTTCTTAGATCAAAAGGCCGTCTCACAAACATTTTGTTATCTGGAGATGAGAAAAATGCATACGCGAATGGCAAAGTACATAATTTAGATGTATTTACTGTTCAAGAAGAAGGCAATCAACGTGTGCACTACTCCGTGGGCGGTCTTTCAAGAACAAATTTTACAAGCAATCCGAATTGGATCACTAAAGTTGCCGTTTCATTATATAAAACGACTGAAACAGCACAATTGGATTACCACTATAATATTAGTTCAAACAAACAGCAACTGACTTTAAAAGAATTAGATTTTAAATTAAGACAAAATCTTATTAAAAATGCTGAGTTGTATGAAAATGGCTATAAATACGGAGACATTACCGTAAAAATGAAAAATGGAACACGCCACGTGATCGATTTAACGCAATCATTACAGTATAAAAGAATGGGCGTGTTAATTAGTCCAGAAGATATAGAGCATATCGATATCCATATAAAGAAAATCGATATCAAGTTGTAA
- a CDS encoding YSIRK-type signal peptide-containing protein (The YSIRK form of extended signal peptide directs nascent proteins to the cross-wall site, while signal peptides lacking YSIRK direct proteins instead to the cell pole. A large fraction of YSIRK proteins are surface proteins anchored by sortase-mediated processing of a C-terminal LPXTG motif.), whose amino-acid sequence MENQNFLPNKQNKYAIRKYTVGTASILLGSILFMGHHEEVKAAESTPTSTADTSSTSQNTSSNTTSSPSTIASPTTNTTEMPKTATATTPNATSNATTSETSPSTNASTSESSTTTNPTTVNYFF is encoded by the coding sequence ATGGAGAACCAAAATTTCTTACCAAATAAGCAAAACAAGTATGCCATTCGTAAGTATACGGTGGGTACGGCATCGATTTTATTAGGTTCGATTTTATTCATGGGCCATCACGAGGAGGTTAAAGCGGCAGAAAGTACACCAACATCTACGGCTGATACGTCGTCAACATCTCAAAACACATCGTCTAATACGACGTCTTCTCCAAGTACAATCGCATCACCTACAACGAATACGACTGAAATGCCAAAGACAGCGACGGCTACAACTCCAAATGCGACTTCTAATGCGACTACTTCTGAGACATCGCCTTCTACAAATGCCTCTACTTCTGAGTCATCAACTACTACTAATCCAACTACGGTAAACTACTTCTTCTGA
- a CDS encoding SdrD B-like domain-containing protein: MPATYEIGDYVWNDSNNDGIQNSNEVGIAGVVVTLTKPDGTTETTTTDASGKYLFTGLDNGEYTVTFTTPHGLEPTLTNVGDDRLDSNGLSTTATIDNADNLSIDSGFYQPVEEPTPVPATYKLGDYVWNDSNNDGIQNSNEVGIAGVIVTLTKPDGSTVTTTTDASGKYVFNGLENGEYTVTFTTPQGYVPTAINVGDARLDSNGVSTTAIIDNADNVTIDSGFHKPVTPPTPVPATYTLGYYVWNDTNKDGIQNSNEHGIADVTVTLTKPDGSTVTTTTDASGKYVFNGLENGDYTITFTTPDGYEPTKINVGDDRLDSNGLSTTATINNADNMSVDSGFYQPASQPTPVPATYELGDYVWNDTNKDGIQNSNEHGIAGVTVTLTKPDGSTETTTTDASGKYVFKGLENGDYTITFTTPDGYVPTQINVGDNRLDSNGISTTATIHDNDNYTVDSGFYQPTTEPTPVPATYELGDYVWNDTNKDGIQNSNEHGIAGVTVTLTTPDGSTETTTTDASGKYVFKGLENGEYTVTFTTPQGYEPTQSHVGNHYLDSNGVSTKATINDGDNFTIDSGFYQPTIEPTPVPATYELGDYVWDDSNKDGIQNSNEHGIAGVTVTLTKPDGTTETTTTDASGKYVFKGLENGEYTVTFTTPNGYKPTQSHVGDHHLDSDGLTSKVMINNSDNFTVDSGFYQPTVTPDPTPEPTPEPTPEPTPEPTPEPTPEPTPEPTPEPTPAPEAMPKSSVVPKSSVVPNVTHTTSQAVSSEHKHTTTHKTTLPDTGHKDMNSGLIGTLLAGLGALFLFRRNKRTPKDLRK, translated from the coding sequence GTGCCTGCCACATACGAGATCGGGGATTACGTTTGGAACGACTCTAACAACGATGGTATCCAAAACTCCAATGAAGTCGGTATCGCTGGCGTTGTCGTCACACTCACAAAACCAGATGGTACCACAGAAACGACAACGACCGATGCGTCTGGGAAATATTTATTTACTGGCTTAGATAACGGTGAGTATACTGTGACCTTTACCACACCACATGGATTAGAACCAACGTTAACCAATGTCGGTGACGACCGCTTAGATTCAAATGGTTTATCAACAACCGCAACCATCGATAATGCGGATAACTTATCAATTGATTCCGGATTCTATCAACCTGTGGAGGAACCGACACCCGTGCCTGCGACATACAAATTAGGAGATTACGTTTGGAACGATTCTAACAATGACGGCATTCAAAATTCGAATGAAGTGGGTATTGCAGGCGTGATTGTGACATTAACCAAACCGGATGGTTCAACGGTAACAACCACAACCGATGCGTCTGGGAAATATGTCTTTAACGGTCTGGAAAACGGCGAATACACCGTCACTTTTACCACACCACAAGGCTATGTGCCAACAGCAATTAATGTCGGCGATGCACGTTTAGATTCCAATGGGGTTTCAACGACAGCTATTATAGATAATGCCGACAACGTCACAATCGATTCCGGGTTCCACAAACCTGTGACACCACCGACACCCGTGCCTGCCACATATACGTTAGGCTATTACGTTTGGAATGATACGAATAAAGACGGCATCCAAAATTCCAATGAACATGGCATTGCCGACGTGACTGTAACATTAACAAAACCGGACGGCTCGACGGTAACAACGACGACCGATGCCTCTGGAAAATATGTCTTTAACGGTCTAGAAAATGGTGACTATACGATTACCTTTACGACACCAGATGGCTATGAACCTACAAAAATTAATGTCGGGGATGATCGTTTGGACTCTAATGGATTATCCACAACAGCCACAATCAATAACGCTGACAATATGTCCGTTGATTCCGGATTCTATCAACCCGCTTCACAACCAACACCGGTCCCTGCGACTTATGAACTCGGGGATTATGTGTGGAATGATACGAATAAAGATGGCATCCAAAATTCTAATGAACACGGGATTGCCGGTGTCACTGTGACACTCACAAAACCAGATGGCTCGACAGAAACGACGACAACCGACGCCTCTGGCAAATATGTTTTCAAAGGATTGGAAAATGGTGACTATACAATTACCTTTACGACACCAGATGGCTATGTCCCAACTCAAATTAACGTCGGTGACAACCGTTTAGATTCGAATGGGATCTCTACAACCGCAACAATTCATGACAATGACAACTACACTGTAGATTCTGGCTTTTATCAACCAACGACAGAACCGACACCGGTCCCTGCCACTTATGAACTCGGCGACTATGTTTGGAATGATACGAATAAAGACGGGATTCAAAATTCTAATGAACATGGTATTGCTGGCGTCACTGTGACACTCACAACACCAGATGGCTCGACAGAAACGACGACAACCGACGCTTCTGGCAAATATGTTTTCAAAGGATTGGAAAATGGAGAATACACCGTTACCTTTACAACACCTCAAGGTTACGAACCGACACAATCCCATGTCGGAAATCACTACTTAGATTCAAACGGTGTTTCTACCAAAGCAACGATTAATGACGGGGATAACTTCACCATCGATTCTGGTTTTTATCAACCGACAATAGAACCGACACCGGTGCCTGCCACTTATGAACTCGGTGACTATGTTTGGGACGATTCTAATAAAGACGGCATCCAAAATTCGAATGAACACGGCATTGCCGGTGTCACTGTAACACTGACAAAACCAGATGGCACGACAGAAACAACGACAACCGACGCTTCTGGCAAATATGTTTTCAAAGGATTGGAAAATGGGGAATATACCGTTACCTTTACAACACCAAACGGCTATAAACCGACACAATCCCATGTGGGTGACCACCATTTAGATTCAGATGGTTTAACTTCGAAAGTCATGATTAATAATAGCGATAACTTTACTGTCGACTCTGGATTCTATCAACCAACGGTAACTCCGGATCCAACACCAGAACCAACGCCTGAGCCGACACCAGAACCGACACCGGAACCAACACCGGAACCAACACCGGAGCCAACGCCTGAGCCGACACCAGAACCGACACCAGCACCGGAAGCTATGCCAAAATCATCAGTGGTGCCAAAATCATCAGTGGTGCCAAACGTCACACACACAACGTCACAAGCAGTTTCTAGCGAACACAAACATACCACAACACATAAAACAACATTACCTGATACAGGCCATAAAGACATGAACAGTGGTCTTATAGGTACATTACTTGCCGGACTTGGGGCACTCTTCTTATTCAGAAGAAACAAACGTACGCCTAAAGACTTGCGCAAATAA
- a CDS encoding LPXTG cell wall anchor domain-containing protein: MRENFKLRKKKVGLVSVAIAAMYITMQGQAEASENTAEVPQPTSIQNIEDKQVEPKRQLVTESPTNPVVKPTEAVETKQTDTKENVQENYVKLDKVTPGDTKITGKTLPNQIVSLTIDGKSLGSVEGGDGGFAESDDNGAFTFDLNDRNIVFNQKVDVISSNLNFDIESEEGSEESMLEEEGAEATDTTTTGRYDKAYAIPTKQLEKQNGHHQVLVEPILKDSGIIKGHTSVKGRVALAINNKFINLGYDDFDKNTPLAQAKARNEGIWKFIDDKGYFEFDFKRTPFESHQINKDDLISITFKPDDEEEALIPLIFNLKASDFANVATATTSYSPNDVKKVATLNNGAADLEVEDIHGFVYESDRGIDKPVDSSQGTREIKGKTKFANSVVNINSSLGEGNEFPDLQVNEKGEFSFNASEVGIRLNNGEKLHFTVVDPLTGAILSNLVTKEITVAETEEEKKERTLNELLDITPAYYRLVGDEIRGYDIHGNVLDYFNANDKEEIARHFKSLGIDQPNFNLLPGWPTETKSATMTDSKPALSVASNTTAMPKVSVQAPSEVKSVTSPEASLETRSKTTPKTKTEPTTIAKSASRPNTASQLSTTAETTPASQTIPVTTLGVASMNQTMMQSSSAPTPVSTNVVSHAKTTQAKALPETGHEKTHAGLLGTFLLGLGALFLLGRKRKSN; this comes from the coding sequence ATGAGAGAGAATTTTAAGCTACGTAAAAAGAAAGTCGGCTTGGTTTCGGTTGCCATCGCTGCGATGTATATAACTATGCAAGGACAGGCGGAAGCTTCTGAAAATACGGCTGAAGTCCCTCAGCCAACAAGCATTCAAAATATTGAGGACAAACAAGTTGAACCTAAACGTCAACTTGTAACTGAATCACCAACAAATCCAGTTGTTAAACCTACTGAAGCGGTAGAGACAAAACAAACAGATACAAAAGAGAACGTACAGGAGAACTACGTTAAATTAGATAAAGTAACGCCTGGTGATACTAAAATCACGGGAAAAACGTTACCTAATCAAATCGTTTCATTAACTATTGATGGCAAAAGTTTAGGTTCTGTTGAAGGTGGAGATGGCGGTTTCGCAGAATCTGATGATAACGGCGCATTTACTTTTGATTTGAATGACAGAAACATTGTGTTTAATCAAAAGGTTGATGTGATTTCATCAAATTTAAATTTTGATATTGAATCTGAAGAAGGTTCAGAAGAATCTATGCTAGAAGAAGAAGGTGCAGAGGCGACAGATACGACAACAACAGGTCGTTACGATAAAGCCTACGCGATTCCTACGAAACAATTAGAGAAACAAAATGGTCATCACCAAGTACTCGTAGAACCGATTCTTAAAGATTCTGGCATTATTAAAGGCCACACATCTGTGAAAGGTCGTGTAGCTCTTGCGATTAATAATAAGTTTATTAATTTAGGTTACGATGATTTTGACAAAAACACACCATTAGCGCAGGCAAAAGCACGTAACGAAGGTATTTGGAAATTCATTGATGATAAAGGGTATTTTGAATTTGATTTCAAACGTACACCTTTTGAAAGTCATCAAATCAACAAAGATGACTTAATCTCGATTACATTCAAACCAGATGATGAGGAAGAAGCACTCATTCCTTTAATTTTCAACCTTAAAGCCAGTGACTTTGCTAATGTTGCTACTGCTACAACATCATATTCCCCTAATGATGTAAAAAAAGTCGCAACGTTAAACAATGGCGCAGCTGATTTAGAAGTTGAAGATATTCATGGTTTTGTGTATGAAAGCGATCGTGGCATCGACAAACCTGTCGATAGCAGTCAAGGTACAAGAGAAATCAAAGGTAAAACAAAGTTTGCCAATTCAGTGGTTAATATTAATTCAAGCCTAGGCGAAGGTAATGAATTCCCAGATTTACAAGTGAATGAAAAAGGTGAATTTTCATTTAATGCTTCAGAAGTCGGCATCCGTTTAAATAATGGCGAAAAACTTCATTTCACAGTTGTTGATCCATTAACGGGTGCGATTTTAAGCAACCTTGTCACAAAAGAAATTACAGTAGCTGAAACGGAAGAAGAGAAAAAAGAAAGAACGTTGAATGAGTTACTAGATATTACCCCTGCGTATTACCGCCTTGTAGGTGATGAAATTAGAGGTTACGACATTCATGGTAACGTGCTTGATTATTTCAATGCTAATGACAAGGAAGAAATTGCACGTCATTTTAAAAGCCTTGGAATAGATCAACCTAATTTTAATCTATTACCAGGATGGCCAACAGAAACAAAGTCTGCAACAATGACTGATTCTAAACCGGCTCTATCTGTTGCATCAAACACAACAGCGATGCCTAAAGTAAGCGTACAGGCGCCATCTGAGGTTAAATCCGTGACATCACCTGAAGCATCATTAGAAACACGTTCAAAGACAACACCTAAGACAAAGACAGAACCAACAACTATAGCAAAGTCAGCATCTCGTCCGAATACTGCATCTCAACTAAGTACAACAGCTGAAACGACACCAGCGTCACAAACTATCCCTGTAACGACACTCGGTGTAGCTTCAATGAATCAAACAATGATGCAGTCATCAAGCGCCCCAACTCCGGTATCAACTAACGTTGTATCACATGCTAAAACAACACAAGCGAAAGCTTTACCTGAAACAGGTCATGAAAAAACACATGCCGGATTGCTTGGTACATTTTTATTAGGACTCGGTGCATTGTTCCTATTAGGTAGAAAACGTAAATCAAATTAA
- a CDS encoding tandem-type lipoprotein yields the protein MIHIKKLSLCIGLVVLTIMMGGCGLMSKKNEIKESFEEKLSMYPIKNLEDFYDKEGFRDGEFDKNDKGTWILNSSIAVRESKDGDLNVKGMVLDINRNTKISKGQYYYKTIKEDSKGRIYKQEKNYPVKLENNKIVPLKPINDEKIRKEIEDFRFFVQYANFKDLNSYGQGNFDYNPNVPSYSAEYQLSNNDYNVKQLRKRYNISTNKAPKLILTGVGEFKGSSVGYKNLKMEFEQNEEKSTNFSDTVSYKPSRVEE from the coding sequence ATGATACATATAAAAAAATTAAGTCTATGCATTGGTTTAGTAGTACTTACAATAATGATGGGAGGATGTGGTTTAATGAGTAAAAAAAACGAAATTAAAGAGAGCTTTGAAGAAAAGCTTAGTATGTATCCAATTAAAAACTTAGAAGACTTTTATGATAAAGAAGGCTTCAGAGATGGGGAATTTGATAAGAATGATAAAGGGACATGGATATTAAACTCGAGTATCGCTGTAAGAGAAAGTAAAGATGGTGATTTAAATGTCAAAGGCATGGTACTAGATATTAATCGAAATACGAAAATATCTAAAGGTCAATATTATTACAAAACAATTAAGGAGGATAGTAAGGGTAGAATTTATAAACAAGAGAAAAATTATCCTGTTAAATTAGAAAACAATAAGATAGTGCCTTTAAAACCAATAAATGATGAAAAAATCAGAAAAGAAATAGAAGATTTTAGATTTTTTGTACAATATGCGAATTTCAAAGATTTAAATTCATATGGCCAAGGTAATTTTGACTACAACCCGAATGTGCCGAGTTATTCAGCAGAATATCAATTATCAAATAATGATTATAATGTAAAACAATTAAGGAAGCGATATAACATATCAACGAATAAAGCTCCTAAATTGATATTAACAGGAGTAGGTGAGTTTAAAGGATCTTCAGTTGGTTATAAGAACCTTAAAATGGAATTCGAACAAAATGAAGAAAAAAGCACCAACTTTAGTGATACAGTAAGTTATAAGCCAAGTAGGGTAGAAGAATAA
- a CDS encoding cytidine deaminase — protein MTIEKQLYEEAVKFIQHRYPTGWGGAAAMYSKQGQIYISVAPEIINAGTALCIETGAILEAHKNEDVITHSICVVRGDEHSDFKILTPCGICQERLRYWGDDVKVAVTNPDSKLIYKPLKTLQPYHWSEAYDDLIDYS, from the coding sequence ATGACTATTGAAAAGCAATTATATGAAGAAGCTGTGAAGTTTATTCAACACAGGTACCCTACAGGCTGGGGTGGTGCAGCTGCAATGTATTCTAAACAAGGTCAAATTTATATTTCAGTAGCGCCTGAGATTATAAATGCTGGCACAGCGCTATGTATAGAAACAGGTGCGATTTTAGAAGCGCATAAAAATGAGGACGTCATTACGCATAGCATTTGCGTAGTAAGAGGTGATGAACATAGTGATTTTAAAATTTTAACCCCGTGTGGTATTTGTCAAGAACGTCTCCGTTATTGGGGAGACGATGTCAAAGTTGCGGTGACAAATCCAGACAGTAAATTAATATACAAACCACTAAAAACACTTCAACCCTATCATTGGAGCGAAGCATATGATGATTTGATTGATTACAGTTAA
- a CDS encoding helix-turn-helix domain-containing protein yields MEVGHHIKAYRTAMQLSQSDLAERIYVSTQTISNWENERSYPDLQNLIYLSEVFNISLDQLVRGDVEEMKHNIDRSNMDRYGNIMLISMFLTAVSFAAALKYSEGWFGFLGPFVIWLISMYSAIKVDKIKKKHDVKTYKEIVDYMENGKKTKSIEKHKYKNGLETVFIVTCVVGVFLLITFISIWLFNKLPF; encoded by the coding sequence ATGGAAGTAGGTCATCATATTAAAGCATATCGAACAGCGATGCAGTTATCTCAAAGTGACTTAGCTGAGAGGATTTATGTATCGACGCAAACCATCTCGAATTGGGAGAACGAAAGAAGTTATCCGGATTTACAAAATTTAATTTACCTATCTGAAGTGTTCAACATTTCCTTAGATCAACTTGTTAGAGGAGATGTAGAAGAAATGAAACATAACATTGATAGATCAAATATGGATCGTTATGGCAATATCATGCTGATAAGTATGTTTTTAACCGCAGTTTCCTTTGCGGCAGCACTCAAGTATAGTGAAGGATGGTTTGGATTTTTGGGTCCTTTTGTAATTTGGTTAATTTCCATGTATAGTGCAATAAAAGTAGATAAAATTAAGAAGAAACATGATGTTAAAACGTATAAAGAAATCGTCGATTATATGGAAAATGGTAAGAAAACAAAATCAATAGAAAAACACAAGTATAAAAATGGGTTAGAAACAGTTTTTATTGTGACATGTGTCGTGGGAGTGTTTTTACTCATTACATTTATAAGTATTTGGTTATTTAACAAATTACCTTTTTAA
- a CDS encoding exotoxin beta-grasp domain-containing protein produces MKLSTIAKSSLALGILTTGIITTHAQSANAAESFNSGVHIINNDTASLHSYYQQAYYEFNNVSGTKNGKSLVVKNGNQTIDITIPESAQQFQNGQVSNIDVFAVKEYNDTKLPSIGGITQNTKPLIDGPITPKISLRKSNDTGIFTDDVHLSIEKQNVSLKELDFKLRQQLVEHDGLYANGYKRGNIFIRMKDNVRHDIDLSDKLPVSQMGTVIDATQIDHIHVEMKS; encoded by the coding sequence ATGAAATTATCTACAATCGCTAAATCAAGTTTAGCCTTAGGTATTTTAACAACAGGAATCATAACAACACATGCTCAATCAGCCAATGCTGCAGAAAGCTTTAACTCTGGCGTACATATTATCAATAACGATACTGCCTCATTACATTCATATTATCAACAAGCTTATTATGAATTTAATAATGTTTCGGGTACGAAAAATGGTAAATCTCTCGTCGTGAAAAATGGAAATCAAACTATTGATATTACAATACCTGAAAGTGCACAACAATTTCAAAATGGTCAAGTTTCTAATATCGATGTGTTTGCCGTAAAAGAATACAATGATACAAAACTTCCATCTATCGGTGGAATTACACAAAACACAAAACCACTGATAGATGGCCCTATCACGCCTAAAATCTCATTACGCAAATCCAATGATACAGGCATTTTCACAGATGATGTCCATTTATCAATTGAAAAACAAAATGTATCTTTAAAAGAGTTGGATTTTAAACTTAGACAACAACTTGTTGAACATGATGGTTTATATGCTAACGGTTACAAGCGTGGCAACATCTTTATTAGAATGAAAGATAATGTAAGACATGACATTGATTTGAGCGATAAATTGCCTGTGTCTCAAATGGGCACAGTCATTGATGCCACACAAATTGATCATATTCACGTAGAAATGAAATCATAA
- a CDS encoding LPXTG cell wall anchor domain-containing protein, producing MTVDSGFFKPTIDPTPEPNPNPTPEPNANPTPRSTSVHTTSKQPTPMPTQKSTTSNSQEKPAKSNALPDTGKETTHTGLIGTLFAALGTLFIFGRRKRSNIK from the coding sequence ATGACAGTTGATTCTGGATTCTTCAAACCAACTATTGACCCTACACCAGAACCAAATCCTAACCCGACACCTGAGCCTAACGCTAACCCAACACCAAGATCTACATCCGTACACACGACATCGAAACAACCAACACCTATGCCAACTCAAAAATCAACAACATCTAACTCACAAGAAAAACCAGCTAAGTCTAATGCTTTACCTGATACAGGTAAAGAAACGACACATACTGGTTTAATTGGAACATTATTCGCAGCACTTGGAACACTTTTCATTTTTGGAAGACGTAAGCGTTCTAATATAAAATAA
- a CDS encoding exotoxin beta-grasp domain-containing protein, with the protein MKLSTIAKTSLALGILTTGVMTTYAQSADAEVQASVQTKISTEDLKTYYTKTPFELRNVNGEREGDNVKVIDGVQLTNVKLTGEDRKKLDKSYLPNIDVFVVREDSNRGAENYSIGGITTTNKLNRIDQFKTVSLKIKTKSGEFFVTNDNPYNIYKEQISLKELDFKLRKQLIEKYGLYKGDKKGGTIVVKMNGAEKDKYTFELDKKLQDHRMGDVVDSKNIKEIIVEMK; encoded by the coding sequence ATGAAATTATCTACGATTGCTAAAACAAGTTTAGCATTAGGAATTTTAACAACAGGAGTAATGACAACATACGCTCAATCAGCAGATGCGGAAGTACAAGCTAGTGTTCAAACTAAAATTAGTACTGAAGATTTAAAAACGTACTATACTAAAACCCCATTTGAGTTAAGAAATGTCAATGGTGAAAGAGAAGGAGACAATGTCAAGGTTATTGATGGCGTTCAACTAACTAATGTCAAACTTACCGGGGAAGATCGTAAAAAGTTAGATAAATCATACCTACCAAATATAGATGTATTCGTAGTTAGGGAAGATTCTAATAGAGGCGCTGAAAATTATTCTATTGGCGGAATCACAACAACTAATAAATTAAACCGCATTGATCAATTTAAAACGGTTTCTCTAAAAATAAAGACTAAGAGTGGGGAATTTTTTGTAACAAATGATAATCCATATAACATATACAAAGAACAAATTTCACTTAAGGAATTGGACTTCAAATTAAGAAAACAACTAATTGAAAAATACGGCTTATACAAAGGTGATAAAAAAGGCGGCACAATCGTAGTAAAAATGAACGGTGCTGAAAAAGATAAATACACTTTTGAATTAGACAAAAAATTACAAGATCACCGTATGGGCGATGTTGTCGATTCTAAAAACATTAAAGAAATAATTGTTGAAATGAAATAA
- a CDS encoding exotoxin beta-grasp domain-containing protein, with amino-acid sequence MKLSTIAKASLALSILTTGVATTNTQTVEAAPYNYGSSSYYGPSFNYEKYFQHKDNDIDNLYTYYSKHSFDFKYQKGYGDGREVDVQDPYSHQFNTISLVGQNKDRYQQREIPNIDVFIVGEGYGYQATNYSVGGITKSNSRYYAGPVVSPQLSIKNGNHSSLVNFNIYKEEISLKQIDFKIRHQLIKHYGLYQNGKKSGSIIINMKDSSPHHIDLNSKLPTEKMGNVIDSRNIKDIKIEMKHY; translated from the coding sequence ATGAAATTATCTACAATCGCTAAAGCCAGTTTAGCATTAAGTATTTTAACAACAGGTGTCGCTACGACAAATACACAAACTGTAGAGGCAGCACCATACAATTATGGGAGCTCATCTTATTATGGACCATCATTTAATTATGAAAAATATTTCCAACATAAAGATAATGATATCGATAATTTGTATACGTACTATTCGAAACATAGTTTTGATTTCAAATATCAAAAAGGCTATGGTGATGGTCGTGAAGTAGATGTTCAAGATCCCTATTCACATCAATTTAATACCATCTCATTAGTAGGTCAAAATAAGGATAGATACCAACAAAGAGAAATTCCAAATATCGATGTGTTTATAGTCGGTGAAGGCTATGGTTATCAAGCTACAAATTATTCTGTTGGCGGTATTACGAAATCAAATAGCCGTTACTATGCAGGTCCTGTTGTAAGTCCACAATTGTCAATTAAAAATGGCAATCATTCATCTTTAGTCAATTTTAATATTTACAAAGAAGAAATTTCACTTAAACAAATTGATTTCAAAATTAGACATCAGTTAATTAAACATTATGGACTTTATCAAAATGGCAAAAAATCAGGAAGTATCATTATAAATATGAAGGATAGTTCTCCACATCATATTGACCTAAACTCTAAATTGCCTACTGAAAAAATGGGTAATGTGATCGATTCAAGAAATATTAAAGACATTAAAATCGAGATGAAACACTATTAA